The Solibacillus sp. FSL R7-0682 genome includes a window with the following:
- a CDS encoding NPCBM/NEW2 domain-containing protein has protein sequence MKKVLSIATAAAMAINIASVPFNVLAEELPNQNDAKTAIEGEVDISYKTVVSKFSLYGKDLLNAYNEVFKMDNANIKAIENNGGRYSNSYLSYAIDENLTTHWETGKPNSENFTNEVVFTLNDLTELNRIVYAARPGGKGFAQEFEVYGSTTDEGDNFTFIAEGEYKKSVGDVIEIKFNPTQFKRLKFVFNKANQDWASAAEFSFYKEDALWDQMASLFTDSSKNEVSANYNTVEKLNQFENEVKSHPLYEQFKEDIQNAKALLNTQQIEVTKAIAKPFNHYGNAHYSALYRMDYSNIQSITNNAGHYSSAVIGNAVDGKLDTYWETNKANTSIFSNEVEVTFKEAVTLERLIYGARPSDRKGFAEEFEIYASQTSQGDTYQLVSTGQHSMIAGLIEAKFEPTTFKRLKFKFKKSNQNWATLAELAFYKEDVIQNKINSLFKDATMSAVADEYSTLNQINELEEAAKSHPLYETYKESLEQAKKIVKGELVTAGRIIEAEQHGNMVSHAQQKLKMSYGTNNQPTGISARAGEKITVYVDADASGPLPQLVFTQQEGSWNAWAKSVNLYPGKNEFTVPTIYTGNVTQGGPIYIVNPYTPEQQTKAPIIRFEGGERFPIFTKDTNVEEFKAFLTDYNNRLNEDKAAHPDVKERELIDVVEIVSDRIIFTGTASQAYNQYITNNLDPLATVNGYDVWIKKLFDFSGLDVSSEVHDPKLIRENIRLMQPYGAMYAAGSHTGIQRGTVPFMFSDFSKTYPGWGLTHEIGHRMAVGVREYGEVTNNMVSMAMSVDYNSIDNRIPFEKMYSYLIAENKSVMSDLSLQERLGAFWQLELAHPGYWSELNKYYRDRSVSLPNGDLSKQQYLIQFSSEVLNQDLSSYFARHGFTVNEETKEAVSQYSAPKKIWYLNNSVVGYQENGFNKDASVDVSIKRNEANETNTLALSIDSTNKEHILGYEIIRNGTLIGFTSTSTFVDKNLDVNENYTYEVIAYDKKLNSLKPVEVKAFKPTISIEDELTLKLNQQFNPIDFVKAVDYQGNDITEEVTINSNVDVTKKGNYELVYSVNNNGVTETKTTQVTVVSDFEYVSDITPVVANIAWGGYKIDKSPSGGTIGLIRQGLETTYAKGIGAHARSEITYNIEGEGFDFFESYIGIDQAMRGNNSSSARFEVWVDGENRFVSDVFGANISSEFVKVPVTGAKEVKLITTDAGMNGNTADHTVWADAKLTKSSSVPVLKVTSEATKLGQPIDIKGQYSAIDAEDGDLTSQVVVTGIEKVNFNKAGKYELFYTVTDSDGNTVTETKTIAVVNMEDYRYLSDFDWMSTQNSYAAPKKDKATSGNSLRLTANDDSEIVYEKGIGAHSNSTIVYDLTTNKDAAYFTSYVGVDRQMYNTVGSVVFQVYVDGVKQFDSGLMTSKVPQQFVEVNISGAKELKLVVTDGGNGNGSDHATWGDAKFHNANADRVYTGDLETVLVAVEAIITENYSETSVQALQTAIAKAKEVLANKMATQTEVDGALAALENAKTNLEEIDLNQVVTIKDSNLTNAIKTTLGLQGDITLSDMYKLTSLTSESQRVRSLEGLENAKNLETLNMIGNEITDFSPLKELSKLTTLYADPQFVEMGEVKGPVVNVDNIVIGLDGKKVKPNVAEYFHTINKEVKAIDVNALDENPETFKIDLTNEDNGLYWLGLSFKIEENTVMLRYLINNK, from the coding sequence ATGAAAAAAGTACTTTCAATTGCAACTGCAGCAGCAATGGCAATTAACATCGCAAGCGTTCCATTTAATGTACTAGCTGAAGAATTACCAAATCAAAATGATGCGAAAACCGCAATAGAAGGAGAAGTGGACATATCCTATAAAACGGTAGTTAGTAAATTTAGTTTGTATGGGAAAGACTTATTAAATGCTTATAACGAAGTTTTTAAAATGGATAACGCTAATATTAAAGCAATCGAGAATAATGGTGGAAGGTATTCTAACTCTTATCTTTCATATGCAATCGACGAGAATTTAACGACTCATTGGGAAACAGGGAAACCGAATAGTGAAAACTTTACGAATGAGGTAGTGTTTACTTTAAATGATTTAACTGAATTAAATCGTATTGTATACGCAGCACGACCAGGTGGAAAAGGCTTTGCCCAGGAGTTTGAAGTTTACGGCTCTACGACTGATGAGGGAGATAACTTCACATTTATTGCCGAGGGAGAATATAAAAAATCAGTAGGGGATGTCATTGAAATAAAATTCAACCCTACGCAATTTAAGCGTCTAAAGTTCGTGTTTAATAAAGCAAATCAAGATTGGGCAAGTGCAGCAGAATTTAGCTTTTATAAAGAAGATGCACTATGGGATCAAATGGCATCGTTATTTACCGATAGTAGTAAAAATGAAGTGTCAGCAAATTATAATACGGTAGAAAAACTAAATCAGTTCGAAAACGAGGTCAAATCGCATCCTTTATATGAACAATTTAAAGAAGATATTCAAAATGCTAAAGCCTTATTAAATACACAGCAAATAGAAGTGACGAAAGCGATTGCGAAGCCGTTTAATCATTATGGGAATGCTCACTACTCAGCGCTTTACAGAATGGACTATTCGAATATCCAAAGTATTACAAACAATGCAGGTCACTATAGTAGTGCTGTAATTGGGAACGCTGTGGATGGCAAGTTAGATACATATTGGGAAACGAACAAAGCGAATACATCGATTTTCTCGAATGAAGTAGAAGTAACATTTAAAGAGGCAGTTACGTTAGAACGCCTTATATATGGAGCGAGACCATCTGACCGTAAAGGCTTCGCTGAAGAGTTTGAAATTTATGCTTCTCAAACCTCTCAAGGGGATACATATCAACTTGTATCAACGGGTCAGCACAGCATGATAGCTGGATTAATAGAGGCAAAATTTGAACCTACTACATTTAAACGGTTGAAGTTTAAATTTAAGAAGTCAAATCAAAATTGGGCAACATTAGCTGAATTAGCCTTTTATAAAGAAGATGTAATCCAAAATAAAATAAACAGTTTATTTAAAGATGCTACGATGAGTGCAGTTGCGGACGAATACAGTACATTAAACCAAATCAATGAACTCGAAGAAGCAGCAAAATCGCATCCTTTATATGAAACATACAAAGAGAGCCTTGAGCAAGCTAAAAAAATTGTCAAAGGAGAGTTAGTGACAGCAGGAAGAATTATTGAAGCTGAACAGCACGGCAATATGGTCAGCCATGCTCAACAGAAGCTAAAAATGTCATATGGAACAAACAATCAACCAACAGGTATCTCGGCTAGAGCGGGTGAAAAGATTACAGTATATGTAGATGCCGATGCAAGTGGGCCTTTACCACAACTTGTCTTCACACAACAAGAAGGTAGCTGGAATGCATGGGCAAAATCTGTCAATTTATATCCAGGTAAAAATGAATTTACTGTTCCAACGATCTATACAGGAAATGTTACCCAAGGTGGACCAATTTATATCGTCAATCCTTATACCCCAGAGCAACAAACAAAAGCACCTATCATTCGTTTTGAAGGGGGAGAGAGATTCCCTATATTTACAAAAGATACGAATGTAGAGGAATTTAAAGCGTTTTTAACCGACTATAACAATCGATTAAATGAGGATAAAGCAGCACATCCTGATGTAAAAGAGCGTGAGTTAATTGATGTAGTAGAAATAGTAAGTGATCGAATTATCTTTACAGGCACAGCTTCACAAGCATATAACCAGTATATTACGAATAACCTTGATCCTTTGGCTACAGTAAATGGATATGATGTCTGGATCAAGAAGTTATTTGACTTCTCTGGTCTGGACGTAAGTAGTGAAGTGCATGATCCGAAACTTATTCGAGAAAATATACGATTGATGCAGCCATATGGTGCAATGTATGCCGCAGGCAGCCATACAGGCATACAACGAGGAACGGTTCCATTCATGTTCAGTGATTTTAGTAAAACTTATCCAGGGTGGGGGCTAACACACGAGATTGGTCATCGCATGGCTGTAGGTGTAAGGGAATATGGTGAAGTAACAAATAATATGGTATCGATGGCCATGTCTGTCGATTATAATTCCATTGATAACCGAATTCCATTTGAAAAAATGTATAGTTATTTAATCGCTGAAAACAAATCGGTAATGAGTGATTTATCCCTTCAAGAAAGATTAGGTGCCTTTTGGCAGCTTGAATTAGCTCACCCTGGCTATTGGTCAGAATTAAATAAATACTATCGTGATAGATCCGTATCACTCCCGAATGGTGATCTTTCTAAGCAACAATACTTAATTCAATTTTCTTCAGAAGTATTAAATCAAGATTTAAGTAGTTATTTTGCTAGACATGGGTTTACGGTAAATGAAGAAACAAAAGAAGCGGTAAGCCAATACTCTGCTCCTAAAAAAATCTGGTATTTAAATAATAGTGTAGTAGGTTATCAAGAAAATGGCTTTAATAAAGATGCTTCTGTTGATGTGAGTATAAAACGTAACGAAGCAAATGAAACAAATACATTAGCACTTTCGATAGATTCAACAAATAAAGAACATATCCTTGGATATGAAATTATTCGCAACGGTACGTTAATAGGGTTTACTTCTACTTCAACATTTGTCGATAAAAATTTGGATGTAAATGAAAACTATACTTATGAAGTCATTGCCTATGATAAAAAACTAAATAGCTTAAAACCCGTAGAAGTGAAAGCATTTAAGCCTACAATTTCCATTGAAGACGAGTTGACACTTAAACTAAACCAACAATTTAACCCAATTGATTTTGTGAAAGCTGTTGACTATCAAGGAAATGATATTACAGAAGAAGTCACAATTAACTCCAATGTGGATGTAACAAAAAAAGGGAACTATGAGCTTGTTTATTCGGTAAACAACAATGGTGTTACAGAGACGAAAACAACGCAAGTTACGGTAGTCAGTGATTTTGAATATGTATCGGATATAACACCTGTAGTAGCCAATATCGCGTGGGGAGGTTATAAAATCGATAAATCTCCATCTGGTGGAACAATTGGACTGATTCGTCAAGGACTTGAAACAACTTACGCGAAAGGAATTGGCGCGCATGCTAGGTCCGAAATCACCTATAACATTGAGGGCGAAGGTTTTGATTTCTTTGAAAGTTATATTGGTATTGATCAGGCGATGAGAGGAAATAACAGTTCATCTGCAAGATTTGAAGTTTGGGTAGATGGTGAAAATCGCTTTGTGAGTGATGTATTTGGAGCAAACATAAGTAGTGAATTTGTAAAAGTACCTGTAACTGGTGCAAAAGAAGTGAAATTAATTACAACAGATGCCGGAATGAACGGAAATACAGCTGACCATACAGTGTGGGCAGATGCAAAGTTGACAAAAAGCTCTAGTGTACCAGTGCTTAAGGTAACTTCTGAAGCAACGAAGCTTGGTCAGCCTATTGATATTAAAGGTCAATATTCAGCGATAGATGCAGAAGATGGTGATTTGACTTCGCAAGTAGTAGTGACAGGTATTGAAAAAGTTAACTTTAATAAAGCTGGTAAGTATGAACTTTTCTATACGGTAACTGATAGTGATGGAAATACAGTAACAGAAACGAAAACAATTGCAGTAGTAAACATGGAAGACTATCGCTACCTTTCAGATTTTGATTGGATGTCCACACAGAACAGTTATGCGGCTCCAAAAAAAGATAAAGCAACGAGTGGAAATAGTTTAAGATTAACAGCTAATGATGACAGCGAAATAGTTTATGAAAAAGGGATTGGCGCACATTCTAATTCGACAATCGTATATGATTTAACAACAAATAAAGATGCCGCTTACTTTACTTCATATGTTGGTGTGGATCGACAAATGTATAATACAGTAGGATCTGTAGTGTTCCAAGTATACGTGGATGGCGTAAAGCAGTTCGACAGCGGATTAATGACATCTAAAGTACCTCAACAATTCGTTGAAGTAAACATTTCGGGAGCAAAGGAATTGAAATTAGTCGTAACCGACGGCGGTAATGGAAATGGCTCTGACCATGCAACATGGGGAGATGCTAAATTCCATAATGCAAATGCGGATCGAGTATATACAGGTGATTTAGAAACTGTATTGGTAGCTGTGGAAGCAATAATTACAGAAAACTATTCGGAGACTAGTGTGCAAGCTTTACAAACTGCCATAGCAAAAGCGAAAGAAGTATTAGCAAACAAGATGGCGACACAAACAGAAGTAGATGGAGCATTAGCAGCCTTAGAAAACGCGAAAACAAATCTTGAGGAAATTGATTTAAATCAAGTAGTTACGATTAAAGATTCCAATTTGACCAATGCCATTAAAACTACATTAGGCTTACAAGGGGATATCACACTAAGTGATATGTATAAACTGACAAGCTTAACAAGCGAATCACAACGCGTACGATCTTTGGAAGGCTTGGAAAATGCTAAAAATTTAGAGACATTAAATATGATTGGAAATGAAATAACTGACTTCTCTCCCTTAAAAGAATTAAGTAAATTAACGACATTGTATGCTGATCCCCAGTTTGTTGAAATGGGAGAAGTAAAAGGTCCAGTAGTTAATGTAGACAATATAGTCATCGGTTTAGATGGAAAAAAAGTGAAACCTAATGTAGCTGAATATTTCCACACGATTAACAAAGAAGTCAAAGCGATAGATGTAAATGCATTGGATGAAAATCCAGAAACGTTTAAAATTGATCTTACAAACGAAGACAATGGTCTATATTGGCTTGGGCTTTCTTTTAAAATTGAAGAAAACACAGTCATGTTACGCTATTTGATTAATAACAAATAA
- a CDS encoding DUF4179 domain-containing protein translates to MERFENKLKTQMKEPNNISYPDFDQMWHSIKQDELKNPDVNPTKNRLRKQKRFALVVGLAVALMVTPVYAALTYDWSTLLTHRAGIQSAFEQGLGQAIEQSITKEDITLTVQTAFMDENRTFILYSLKAGESWNGKDIIFDHIGLKDQNGELIEGRYSTQWNDELGVFQGYFETDWIVKGQKADVQFVIENIQFIDDKKQTIPYNPKDTNTQNFTVQKDGIESVRIQAFEPTEDKTLLISSIMLSDTKMEKNSFAHIEAVNDLNTILEVEASVYGGPGEQGEYVNKQTFKTNALRAEGTQFQLVYNYPLATAKNTWNLNLALSKKQVENGSFKDVLKIAVPNVPNKTEISEMIVTPTQVRLVLHHEKTYPRLPYMDYQLDVGGTLLNGNMWDTRDPKKTELRFELEGIDITSLARQPITFIANHRVDEYNGHDKPISLTNISATPQSLTTSIKGYPISWKYYMKDNNLYVESVSPDRKFGGVNQTFYLEGKEKNYGRPTIFGIFGDENNQSMDVYKNFDKKNIDIYISNYTIHNREAELRIPLKPGN, encoded by the coding sequence ATAACATATCGTACCCTGATTTTGATCAGATGTGGCATAGTATTAAGCAAGATGAGCTAAAAAATCCTGATGTTAATCCAACTAAAAATCGTCTTCGAAAACAAAAACGATTTGCTTTAGTAGTAGGACTAGCAGTAGCTTTGATGGTTACACCAGTCTATGCTGCATTAACTTATGACTGGTCCACATTACTTACCCATAGAGCAGGTATTCAATCTGCTTTTGAGCAAGGACTAGGACAAGCAATTGAGCAATCCATTACAAAAGAGGATATAACATTGACCGTACAGACAGCTTTTATGGACGAAAATAGAACCTTCATACTATATAGCTTAAAAGCCGGTGAGTCATGGAACGGGAAGGATATAATCTTTGACCATATCGGGCTTAAAGATCAAAATGGCGAGCTCATTGAAGGTAGATATTCAACCCAGTGGAACGATGAGCTCGGTGTATTTCAAGGTTATTTTGAGACGGACTGGATTGTAAAAGGACAGAAAGCAGATGTTCAGTTTGTAATAGAGAATATTCAATTCATCGATGATAAAAAGCAAACTATTCCTTACAATCCTAAAGATACAAATACCCAAAACTTCACCGTTCAGAAAGATGGAATTGAAAGTGTAAGAATACAAGCTTTTGAACCAACCGAAGATAAAACATTACTTATCTCTTCCATTATGTTGTCTGATACAAAAATGGAGAAAAACAGTTTTGCTCATATCGAAGCTGTAAATGACTTGAATACTATTTTAGAAGTTGAAGCATCTGTATACGGTGGTCCAGGTGAACAAGGTGAATATGTAAACAAGCAAACATTTAAAACTAATGCATTACGTGCAGAGGGGACCCAATTTCAACTAGTCTATAATTATCCATTAGCTACCGCCAAAAATACTTGGAACTTAAATTTAGCTCTATCTAAAAAACAAGTAGAAAATGGATCATTTAAAGACGTGTTAAAGATCGCTGTACCAAACGTACCTAACAAAACTGAAATTAGTGAAATGATTGTGACACCGACCCAAGTCCGCCTTGTACTTCATCATGAAAAGACTTATCCTCGCCTTCCTTATATGGACTATCAACTTGATGTAGGTGGGACTCTATTAAACGGAAACATGTGGGATACAAGAGACCCTAAAAAGACGGAGCTACGTTTTGAACTTGAAGGTATTGATATTACATCTTTAGCTAGACAACCAATTACGTTTATCGCTAATCACCGAGTAGATGAGTATAATGGTCATGACAAGCCAATCAGTTTGACTAATATATCAGCGACACCTCAAAGCTTAACGACTTCTATTAAAGGTTATCCAATCTCATGGAAATATTATATGAAAGATAATAACCTCTATGTAGAATCCGTAAGCCCAGACCGCAAATTTGGTGGGGTTAATCAAACCTTCTATCTAGAAGGTAAGGAAAAAAATTATGGACGACCTACTATTTTTGGTATTTTTGGAGACGAAAATAATCAAAGTATGGATGTATATAAGAATTTTGACAAGAAAAACATCGACATTTACATTTCAAATTATACAATTCATAATCGCGAAGCTGAGTTACGTATTCCACTTAAACCTGGAAATTAA